One Hydractinia symbiolongicarpus strain clone_291-10 chromosome 7, HSymV2.1, whole genome shotgun sequence genomic window, TTTCGCCtaagaagaagaaaatcttgtaTCCGCCCCTGAGGCAGGTTAACACTTACGTATTGGTTCTATTTCCTTGATTAGAAATTATGTCAAGGCACCTTCATTGAATTATATTGTCAAATAAAGGCTTAATTTGTACAACAAACATAGCAGTGGTTGAAAGAAGTTTTGAAAACACTTAAAAACGGTTTAAATGCGCGTAATCACCTTGAGATTTTTTGGGAAATTGCTATTTGAAACGTAATTATCGCAACTTTgaattttcctaaattttaaaaaaaacaatttactaCACTGATTTCTCCTTTCTTTTCTAAAAAACGTTCTTAAGAAGTACCATAAGgttcgaatgattttttatcaaGGAAACAGAGCATAATTTTTTACTATCAGGATCAACCTCGAGCCTAGGGACACactcgccgtccgagattgtcaaaagaaaaaaagagagcCCTGTGAATAAGTTTATACCAGGATATCTTTGCATCAGAaatcattttggcaaaaataaTTGCGAAATAACCTAAATGCGAATTCAGAGCTGGAAAAAATGGAATTTACGACATTTATTTGCAtcatgtatttatatttttatactaattgcgCGTTCCATAAGTTTCCCTaattgaaataaacaaaataaatcagAAATCTCAATgacaataattataaaaaaaataacacggTAGTaagaaaaatagagacatttcgaAAAATTCGGACGAAATATCTATGATTGGACAAAATGCAATGATTACTTACGTGCGTGTGCTAGTATTGCGGCAATTTTTGTCTATTTGCGGTTATGTGAAATTTCTATGGCAAGAACTAGATATAATTTCGGGAATAAAGTAAAAGTCTTGAGTATTATTTAAAATCCTTATGCATAAGCATTATACATCGTCGCGTAGAATGTTTTCACGGGGAGCGacattttgtttttcgttttttccgCGTTTATTTATACCCTAACCCCCTGTCTGCATAAATGCGCTATTttgatttgataaaaaaaatgaaatataattatGTGTGACGTTCTCTTTATATAATAATTAAACCGGTATTGTCTCTGATAAAGTTTTTAGCGCTTTATCTTCTTCACAAAAATCTTCACAAAAAAGTTCATACGCAAGTTAGTCTCCAGCCCGTTTGTTTGAATTGTACAAGGCTGGAAGACTATGCTTTAAGTTTATCTAGCTGGGCATCATTGCGACAATCCTAATTAAGTTACCAGAGGGGTGGGTCAAATTGACAAactctgattttttttaaaaagcaacaaTGAAACCTCTCCCCTCTTATTATCTTTTGTGAAAACATAACTTTGTTCATGTACAATTCGTAGATAATCGTAGTATGAAACAAAATAGAAGTACAAAACAAGATTTTGCGATGCTTATATCTCCCAAGAGAATGCAATCTGGTTAATCTCTCTCACGaaactaaaattataaaaatttgaatttcaaATTAGCAGAAAGAAGAAAGTTCTTGCGATAACGTCGCAAAAATACAACGTTTTTATCTTGGAAATTCTCTATTTAcgttgattatttaaaaaagttgcgAAGTGTATCAACTTTGAAGTGCATTTGCCAGGGGTaaagtttttctaatttttctaatttttgttgtttccaCTTCGCAAAGGATAGTATTTTAATATTCAACGACTGTCAAACGCATTTTTGGTTGTTAAATATTTCTTTGGGAGgtcaatttgtcaaaaatagggTATTTTAGCCCGTTTTAACCATGTTTTGATAGCGCATTTGCCAGGGCaatttaattttagtttttaataggTTTAGGTTTTCTACAGAGCTTACGTGCTATATTTATGGAATCAATGACTGTCAGTGAAAAAATTAGaagtatttttaagaaaatgcaactcaggaaaaataaaaatcagtttttttgtgTCGTGCACCATATACTTTCACATGCGAAGTCGTTTTACTGTAAGAAACCCcttggtttttttaaaaaaaattaaaatggcagTAAAACATGTCGTTAAATTCTACTCGACGTTTTGATCACTAATTGCTAATTGTTCTTTAAGACGCCATCCaaaaacttaattaaactgcAATTTTTGTTAGGAATGTTTGTTCACTCATTCTTTCGCGATTAAAGATTAAAAGATAAGATATAACTGATCGGAAAAAAATGTCAAACACAACCACTGTTGTATGTTTTTATTACGTTTTCAAAAGCATGCAGTTTGTTCatgcaaaacaaaatatactGTAGTAAGGCGTGACAGAGTGTTAAAGATAGTGTGTCTAGAAGTGCTTTTTAAGCTACAACCACCTTTAAAGCCAcaccttaaaaaattatttgcctTACCTAACAGACAAAATACCAAAAAAGTACAAGAACTTGGGTCAAAAGAGATGTACAGGGTAATACCAAGATCTACAATCTGGGTCAAAATTATGTTGAAACAAGAAAACTAAGTTGGGCCCCACAAGTTATTAACAGGTTATTTCTATATTAGTCAACGCATTTTGAACTCGTCCAAATTAAGTTGACATTGTTCAGAGTAGACTTAGGGCTATTGTTTCATTAGGCTATTTGGTTAAATACAACTCCTGTGCTAATTGCTGCTGACATCGGTATGACCTTTTTACACGTATTTTGGAACCTTCATTGGCCCTGCAGGAATAATTTCAGTGTGCGGCATGCTATAGAATGCGCTTATCAAATTTTAAACTCGACTAGTTTATCCTAGGTGTGGATGCCGACTGCAGAGCATTGACCGTTTGGCGCTTTAgtccatatttaaaaaataaagaaaaaactgcCTTTGTCTTAATATTTTTATCCAAAATTGTAGTTCATACAAAAAATTCCAACAACAGTTACAATTAATAGAAgaattaaaaatggtagcatgCAAAgttataacaaaacaaaaaaagtacagTTTGTCTTCAGTgtttttgcttgtttgtttgtttactttcgtACACTAAACATACACTTTTAAAATTAGAGCTGGTTACAAACAAACACATACAAATCCAATCATAAACTTCGTaataaaattcaaattcaaCAAGTTATATTTTCGTTCTGAACAAACAAGCTGTTTAGCTTTTTCTCGGTTCGTATTTTTAATTTAGTGTatctttcttcaaaatttttctGCTAAGATTCCAACAACTGCTGTCCCTATCCCTCCAAGGGTACCAATCCATCCCAAGATGTAGCTCCATCCAAACTTGATGGTTGAACCAAGATTTATCTTACTGCTAAAAATAACCAAGGCAAGTGCCATGCAGCCTGCGGCAGCGAATAAGAAAATAGATGCGAACAATCCTTTAACTTTATCGGAAACTACTCCTAAAATCGATATAAGTATACCACCAACTGAGGCTAAACATGATATAATGGCGAATGCGCGAACAGCTTTGAACCAATCCTCAAGGTTCTTACCACCACCAACGTTATCATCAATAGAAACGCACTTTACGTGTTCACATGCTTTCCACAACCCTTGTCCAACATCACTACTGAATTTACTCACAACCCAGTAATTTCCACCGGTACATGCTGCAAGAAAGATGAATGCACCAATGCTACCAACGATCAGTAGAATTTTACCCACGCCCATTTTATcaagaactaaaaaaaatgtttatttacgtCGAATTTGAAAAAAGCACAAAATGGTACAAAATAAATCAGCTTTGTGAAGATACTCtttgatgttttttattaattttttttaaaaaataaaaattatttaacttatttttaaataaatgagaATATACTTACAAATTTTATCTAACCTTTAACCGGCGAGTTCAAAACAAGAAATGAAAACTTCAAAGTAAATTACCATTTCATGCACATGCTCGTGACATACCCAAATTCCCAATTCAAACTTGATTGGACACAAAGTTTCTAATACTTTAGGCAGGTACTTTATATAATGGAAAATTTGTGGGAGTGGCTACATCTAAGATAATTTTAAtagtaaacttaacagtcatgCCTAAATAATTTAatcttaaaatgttttatatcgtaaaaagataaaaaaaacatatagttGTTGCTTAGCTACCTGTTGCTCATTGATCATTCAATTGAGGGAAGTCCatctaatgtttttaaattttatattacttgTTTTTGCTTACAAACAATGCGTGTGCTTCcatattgttttatatttttatgcaatTGCTTAATCATAAAAATGATGGAAATACTTCATAATTGTTTGTCTAACCCTTTTTTACTGGTCTGTCACACCCCCATCagaattaaaattactaaaatcctTATATGCACAGGCTAAAACTATCTAAAGGAGGCCTGCCTTGGCagttaaaaatttgaaacagacgaaataaataattctttaacACGTTTTCATACCTACGGGAACGTCCGTAAAACGTCTTTTTTGCGTCTGTCAAAAACGTCGTTTGGGCGTTACATTTTTTGGCGGTTCTTTTCATCTAGTGTAtaaaagacgttttaaagaaGGATCGTATTTACTGGGTGCTTATATACCCAACTGgtgtaaaaaagagaaaaattacatTATCTTTCTTGTCcattagaaacaaaataaatacgAACATGAAGTTACCTTTATAGCAGAAATTCAAACAAAAGTAGCTCCTCCTTTCAAGATAAGGCTGTACTTTTTTGTAATTAAGTTTCCCGAATGGCAATCATTTCACACTCTTTGTGAAAATATTTCCAGCTAGCGTTAACTTTTTCATTAGTCAGTAAAATATAACGGCTACTCATTTTACTCACTTTATTGATGAATTTTCGCAACTAAACAGCTAGAACAATCCAAGATCTTTAACATAAAACATCACACAGCACAAAAGCCCAACAaggtttgtttttgttcttggTTAAACTTCATACttaaacgtttttgttttttttgctaacTTGGTTCAACTGAAAATAGCGCAATCTTTAACATCGATGTGCTACACAAACATGGAGTATATCTTTACACAACCGGATTTTGACTTCAACAATTCTTTGAGACTGGTCTGAATCTAAAGTATTTTAAAGTTCGTGACAGGATAAATCTCAGAGCTGCCAACACAAAGTTGCAGTATTTAATACAcattgtttaaatttaaataaaagaaggatTTTTACATGTGATAGACTTGACACTGGTAATAGTTGTTCAAAAATTGTCACCACAAGTAATTACATAGTCTATTTCTATATCAGACTCACATAACGATCAGAAGAATTTCACCCACGTCCATTTAccgaaaagtaaaaatataattatttacctcgaattttaaattgtaaaaataaagaaactttgtgaagaaatgtgtttttgttttttaataatcgTTTTCAAAAGTAATAAGAAGCCCtaggggctctaagaatttccgctggctaccaaaatatttgatgacaacctgctaattggTTGTGTTATCGCGCCAAACATtagaagaggtttggtgcatgaagctcggAAGGTTAAagacacaagtgacattatatcttacaacaaacgcaaacaaaacgaaacgtgtcataataaactcacattttaagagaaattgctaacaaaaaatacagcctatcattaatggttgaaagtcttgcgattgaaacgtttatgttcttaaacggcatttagttgacaaaaaaaaaaattgtgatgtgaccattatgttcagcatactttttttgttaactgtgcaaAATTTGGCCGAAagtgaagtggttttaatttttagaccaattttggcctaaaatgacatttaaagtggcaaaagaccaaaattttgatatcaccaccatgttcagcatacttttatgttaactgtgccaaattctgtcgaaaataaagtagttttaatttttggaccaattttggcctaaaatgacatttaggtgacaaaaatcaaaattataatgttgccattatgttcagcataattttttgttAGCTTTGCCAGttcttgttgaaaatgaagtagttttaatttttggaccaattttggcctaaaatgacatttaaagtggcaaaagatcaaaattttgatgtcaccaccatgttcagcatacttttatgttaactgtgccaaattctgtcaaaaataaagtagttttaatttttggaccaattttggcctaaaatgacatttaggtgacaaaaatcaaaattataatgttgccattatgttcagcatacttttttgattaaatgtgccaaattttgtcaaaaacaaataccaattttggcctgaaacgtcatttagatgttATCTATATTCCAATACCCGTATACatttgtctgtcacgcaaaaagaACGAAACGGTTTTTTAATCTTGCCGCAAAGTCATTGAAAAAACGGGTGTTTTGGATTTTGTTATATCTCAGTATGCTATGTGATTTTAATCATTAATTATGAAAATTTATGATGAacactgtttttaaaatttataaatcatAAAGTTTGACTACGCCATTTTAATTATGAACCCCCGTACTGTTTGTGACCCGCTCCGTTGTTGAGTGAAAAAAGTTCTAAGGATAACAGCGTGCTTAGTGAACAATCTATTGCAATAGTGCTAATTTATAAGGTTTTTGGGTCCTTTTTTAGTTTCTGAAAACTTTGTACTGTGCCTTTTATATGTTTTGCCGGTTGAGAAAATAATATTCTCACGTCCCTTAGCCATGCATAAATCTTTAACAAACGAATTTTAAGATTTTCCGACAAACGTAGATTTTTGAAAGTCCAGCCCCAACTAGCTAGTCTAATTTATTGCTATTCTTAtgaatttttattcagtttggtataaaaGCTTTTAATCTCagccaaaattatttatttggaTTTTGGCTATCTAGCCAGCTGTTTTTTTACATGTCGTTAAACAGTTAAATGTTTAAATGCAACTTGCCTACATCAAAATTCTTAATCAACAATTCCTATGCCAAATGCTATGAAGTTAAATATAATGTTTCATTGCTGTCATGGATACTTATTCCACAAAATATAATTGCGGAGTGATTGGTTTTCTGCACAGGGAGacaacaatgtttttattaagaCCGAAGTTATGATATAGTTTTTCGGAAAAGGGTATGCAACACTATGTACTTGCACTAAGTGCTTAACTTAGTGCTAACGATGAGCTGTctcctgtgtttctatttaaccgaagttgcaataaagtttttttttaaaagggtattacacctatatggatgtgcgaCCTTGTTTACCTTTACTGAGCGCTTTCGCCCGGAATAACATTCACTTTTGAACGTTTGTCGGGAACATTttccaaacaaataaaaaagatttttcgcctttttttgctatgacggggtacagaagttttgtaaactgtgttttcatTTCAGCTAAATTTGCAGGAAAGTTATCTTTTGACAAATATAATACACCGGAAACATCATGATGTTGCATGCGTTTAACTCAATTTACCACATACtgcgtacctgtactaaagtgcATCACCTGAATTtctggcacagtttacggttcCTATTAATCGCTTCACTGAGCGTTTAAATTTGGGTAGCATACTTACTTGTAGCTTAACCGGCTAGTTTCATCAATTGAAGGAGAGTTAAATCAGTGTTGCGCCAAATACTCAATATGATTAACTTCGAAATATGGAAACCAAACTTAAACTATTCTCGCAACCAATATAATGGTTTCCCGCATTTATTAACTAGAAGGAAAAGAAAATAGAAGTTCCAGCAGTGATGGCGACCATACTTACAAGGAAACGAGCTAATACTTTGAGCTACAAAGACTTTCTGCCCGAGCTGATACAACTCGATAGGGTGTCCTTTGGtaatatgttaaaaaagtttgaaaatcatATAACTCAACATAACAAAAAGTTCATTCAATAGTGCTTCGTTGCGGATCTAAAAATATAGTTTACGTAATTCTAGCTTAACATTATGAGATTAGTTTGCCGACAAACAACATGGGCTTTGTGCACATCTGATTCACGTTATCGTAAACGAATACCAGTTGGCACATATTCTATCAGATTTCTGAAATCTAGTAAAGTGAAGGAAACGCATACCAAATGGGAACAAAATCAAATGAAAAAACTGATACATAAAAACGCAGATTGCATTCCTGCGGAGGAAACAATTTTACAGTCAACAtagtaagaaaataaaaaaatacatgtatTTCGTCTCTTCATTTAATCGAATGTCAAGAGCCAACAGAAGATTATCCTGACCCACTCTCAGCTcgactttaaaaaaaaggtgttttgtcaaaaaaagttaggaaaaaaAGAGAGGTAGCTGTGCAGAGCCTGTTGTCAACAGTTTAGGATAATAGCCCATATTAACCCAAACGACTCATTTTTAGTAACGAAAGGATTCACAGTGCAACATTTGTTGCTAACAAAATAAGCAACAATTTATATTCCATCATTTTCGGAAAAAACGCGACAAGTTCACGAAAGAAGAATTATTTCTGACAAAGCGCATATCTAAGGCTCGTATTCATGTGGAGAGATTGATAAAGTTCAGGATTTTAGACCGTGTTATTCCATTATTGTTACAGCCCAATAGCATCACAAGTATTTGTGGCATCATACCTTATTCATTTTCAAGAATGTATATGCAAATCAAACACGAAAATTTTTCGATAACAAAACTTGCATTTGCTTTAGTGTAGTGCAATGTATTATTTTACgcatatgttttttataagcatttaAGGACTTCAAATACATGATTTTGGTTAAAACAAAAGCACTTGAAAACAATGTTAAAGAACAGGAGGATCAATTTTTAAGAACCACTTTTTTTCAATGTATATAGATTGTCACCTTGAATATGAGttgcttaaaaaattaatattacatGTAAATCTAAACAAAAAGTACTTTTTACTTACGATCAGGTACAGTCACGAAATCAGAACACTGTAAGTGATAGTTTTCGTGAAACTCGCATTAAAAATACTATGGTATAAATACCTTCTcccaaaataattttgtactGCCTATCAGGATAGATATTTTCTATGTTTATATTACCAAGACTCGAGTATACAACTAAATCACAAAATTCAGCTTCTGttgttgaaatttttaattgtatttgGAAATATCACGGATGtgttttttaagaataaataaaactgaaacactatctttttgttttttgttggcCTGTCCTTTTTTAATCTCATTTTAGGGTTCGCAATTGTCTACTTTGATGTTGTATCATTTTCCACTGTCTACTTTCAGGTGTACTGCTAGATTCAGC contains:
- the LOC130649029 gene encoding lens fiber membrane intrinsic protein-like, translated to MGVGKILLIVGSIGAFIFLAACTGGNYWVVSKFSSDVGQGLWKACEHVKCVSIDDNVGGGKNLEDWFKAVRAFAIISCLASVGGILISILGVVSDKVKGLFASIFLFAAAGCMALALVIFSSKINLGSTIKFGWSYILGWIGTLGGIGTAVVGILAEKF